In Kangiella koreensis DSM 16069, a single window of DNA contains:
- a CDS encoding phosphotransferase, with protein sequence MNNKQQPDWWRYSTRSWQQLLELLAELQPTTVDQCANQASWQLLRVGDTNTNFKLSLSHQDYFVQLVDQAKLDQLPSGAYRSQTRLVSENPALSKWLPKCLLDSEDIRVSIWLYASPTVNQHFNNPDLIVELSRLLSELHQSELSLPELDMKKHLAKYYEIAGANKSADPLRSEVLYEQGQKLVDYFEASHSCHNDISPGNLLSGHQVFLVDWEYAALSDPLFELAGIIFNFDLSDQQEQELVTEYCKQSQMEVDIDKLEAMKDLYRIITELWYMGNEHS encoded by the coding sequence ATGAACAACAAACAACAGCCTGATTGGTGGCGCTATTCAACAAGAAGTTGGCAGCAGTTGCTTGAATTGTTGGCTGAATTACAGCCCACAACAGTCGACCAATGTGCCAATCAAGCTAGCTGGCAGTTGCTTAGAGTAGGTGATACCAATACTAACTTTAAATTGAGCCTTTCTCATCAGGACTATTTTGTCCAGTTGGTCGATCAGGCAAAACTTGATCAGCTTCCAAGCGGAGCATATCGCTCTCAGACTCGTTTAGTCAGCGAGAATCCTGCTTTATCAAAATGGTTACCTAAGTGCTTATTGGACAGCGAAGATATTCGTGTTTCGATTTGGCTTTATGCCAGCCCGACAGTAAATCAACACTTCAATAACCCTGATCTAATTGTTGAGTTGAGTCGTTTACTAAGTGAGCTTCATCAATCGGAATTATCATTGCCAGAGCTTGATATGAAAAAGCATCTAGCAAAATATTATGAAATCGCAGGAGCCAATAAAAGTGCAGATCCCTTACGTTCAGAAGTTTTGTATGAACAGGGACAGAAGTTAGTCGATTATTTTGAGGCTTCCCATAGTTGCCACAATGATATTTCGCCAGGCAATTTGCTTTCGGGCCATCAAGTATTTTTGGTGGACTGGGAGTACGCAGCTTTAAGCGATCCGCTGTTTGAGTTGGCGGGAATCATATTTAACTTCGATCTTTCCGACCAGCAGGAACAAGAGTTGGTTACAGAATACTGTAAGCAGTCACAAATGGAGGTTGATATCGACAAGCTTGAAGCGATGAAAGACTTGTACAGAATTATCACTGAGCTTTGGTATATGGGGAATGAGCATAGCTGA
- a CDS encoding amidohydrolase has translation MKFIVSLLLAGFSLSLFAQDAQQVISDKADAIEPKVIEWRRHLHQNPELSNREFETSKYIEQHLRDLGLEIQTGVAHTGIVAILKGGKPGPVVALRADMDALPIKERNDLPFKSTAIGEYMGNEVPVMHACGHDTHVAMLMGVAEILTGMKDEIPGTVKFLFQPAEEGSPPGEEGGAELMVKENALKNPDVDVIFGLHIWAGINIGEIGIKSEGLMASVDDFKITIKGKGAHGSTPWLSVDPVVTAAQIVNSLQTIVSRSMPLTQQASVVSVGAIHGGVRSNIIPEEVEMLGTIRALDENDRKNIAKQVREKAELIAKSMGATAVVEVPYSSSLPVTYNDPGLTAAMMPTLENVIGKDKIHIVNPVTGAEDFSIFANEVPGMFFFLGGKPIDTPLSEVGPHHTADFYVDEAGMKTGVKALSQLALDYLNKYQDAH, from the coding sequence ATGAAGTTTATTGTCAGTCTATTACTAGCAGGATTTTCACTATCTCTTTTCGCGCAGGACGCCCAACAGGTTATTTCTGATAAGGCTGATGCCATCGAGCCAAAAGTCATCGAATGGCGTCGTCACCTTCACCAGAATCCAGAACTTAGCAATCGTGAATTCGAAACCAGCAAATATATTGAACAGCATTTACGTGATCTAGGCCTTGAGATTCAGACCGGCGTAGCCCACACCGGCATCGTAGCCATACTCAAAGGTGGCAAGCCTGGCCCGGTAGTCGCTTTGCGCGCCGATATGGACGCCCTTCCCATTAAAGAGCGCAACGACTTACCCTTTAAATCTACCGCCATTGGCGAATACATGGGTAATGAAGTCCCTGTAATGCACGCCTGTGGCCATGATACTCATGTCGCTATGTTGATGGGCGTCGCTGAAATTCTAACAGGCATGAAAGACGAGATTCCCGGCACCGTAAAATTCTTATTCCAACCAGCAGAAGAAGGCTCGCCTCCCGGTGAAGAAGGTGGCGCGGAATTGATGGTTAAAGAAAATGCGCTGAAAAATCCAGATGTAGACGTTATCTTTGGTCTGCACATCTGGGCCGGAATTAATATTGGTGAAATCGGTATTAAATCCGAAGGTTTAATGGCCAGCGTCGACGACTTTAAAATTACCATCAAAGGTAAAGGGGCTCACGGCTCGACACCTTGGTTATCCGTCGACCCAGTAGTCACCGCCGCGCAAATCGTTAATAGCCTGCAAACTATCGTAAGTCGCAGCATGCCACTTACCCAGCAAGCTTCAGTCGTCAGCGTTGGCGCTATTCATGGTGGCGTTCGCTCCAACATCATTCCTGAAGAAGTGGAAATGCTTGGCACCATACGCGCGCTTGATGAAAATGATCGTAAAAATATCGCTAAGCAAGTTCGCGAAAAAGCAGAATTAATTGCTAAAAGCATGGGCGCCACCGCAGTGGTTGAAGTTCCCTACTCTAGCTCACTGCCAGTTACTTACAATGACCCTGGCTTAACAGCAGCCATGATGCCCACTCTTGAAAACGTTATTGGCAAAGACAAGATCCACATCGTCAATCCAGTCACCGGTGCTGAAGACTTTTCCATCTTCGCTAATGAAGTACCCGGCATGTTCTTCTTCCTTGGTGGCAAACCAATTGATACACCACTCAGTGAAGTGGGACCGCATCACACCGCAGATTTCTATGTAGATGAGGCAGGCATGAAAACTGGCGTTAAAGCATTATCACAACTAGCGCTTGATTATCTGAACAAATATCAAGATGCACATTAA